The nucleotide sequence GGGGTCCTCGTATAGTGAGGTATCTTATTTCGTAGAGTTCCGAAAGGGGAGCCAGCACGGTCATATCAACAGGATCGTGTTGGGGTAGGTAAACAACGAATAGTTGGGCCTGCCGTTCCATACGGAACTGAAACCCCCTCTGTTTTAACTGTACCCTCATATCACCTTTGGCATTCTTGAAGATTATAGCCACTTGCTTCGCAATTTCGTTGTTTAGCTCGGTGGTTATAATCACCGTATTCAGACTGGCCATTTTGGATAGAAGTCCGATGGACTGGTGATCACTGAAACCGCATTTCAGTGACTTCAAGGAGTTGATTGAGGTCAGTGCAGCCACCTCATCCATATCAAGTTCCGCGGTGTCGAGATGCAGGTGCGCAAGGAAGCCATTCCTAGCTGCATTCTTTAAAAAAGGCTCCAAACTGCCCGGCTCATGCCGTCCTAGTAAGGTGAAAGTTTTTAGATTGGGCCAGTCGGTCACTGCTTCGTACTCTTCGATGTCATGATTCTCTTTTACTTGGACTGTCAGTTGCGAAAGATGTTTGCAATATGGTTCTATGGAGGCCAATGATCCCATAATTTCGGTTTCGGTAATGCTTAACGAACTTATATCCTTGAAACTTCGACATTCCTCGACTAGTTTCTTAATGGACATGGGCACAAAAGAATCCTTCTCATTCTGCTTGTACATTTTGGTCAGGAGTCACAATTATGGTTGTTGAATTTAATCCTGGGTCCAAAAGCAAAAAAtatatcaatttaaaaaacgTTTCAAAAATGTGCAAGTCGTTTGTATTGATGTATTTGTCAAGGTAGCTTATGTTTCTGTGTTATCAAGAGCTTAAAAAGAGAAGAGTTCAAGAAGATAAAAATGCAATTGGGATTTATATCcaattatttttagaaaaaaaaagagttcATGAAgataaaaatgcaaattggATTTGTAACCATTTCGAATTTGGTCATGCTACAAGAAAAGAGGAAGAGTTCCATTCACTCAGCCgacaaaacaacaacaggcTGGTAAGTAAGTTGAATAAAATCAATCATACGCCACATGCGCAGTGGCGGGCGTGGTGAGAAAAATGCCAGCACTTTGACAACCGAAGGATTGGCAAGCAGATGTGCCTCGAAAAGCGGTTGAAATAAATCCAGTGAACAGTAAAAGTGCTAGAGCTAAATCTAATTTAAAGGCCCAACCAAATCATATGATATATGGTTCTATAAAAATGCCAAGTGGCTAATTGCGAGggcagccacttgtgtctgtTTTGTATCGATTTGTGTAAGGTTAAACCGTATAATCCGCACCCTGTATGCAAGTACGGCAGGGAAAACAACAGAGCCCCCACGCCCACTTAGTGGCCAATCTGGAAAATAATGCCAAGGTCCAAAATCCATCGGGTCGTCTAACAACGGGCAGTAATTAAAAACAGATTTTCCACCGGAAATCACGACGCAAACAACAGTTTGAGGCCATGGATGTGGGTGGACAGGAAACCACCTATGAGCCGCTGGATGGACGGGGCTCTGGGCGTTCGAGGAGCACCCATTCCGCAACTGGACCCGGTCTGAGGCATCCTGGCAGTATGGACAGTCCCGAGTTCGACACACGGGCCCCCAAGGATCAGCGGCACTCCGTCTACCTGGCTCTTTTGGCAGCGGGCATTGGATTTGTTTTGCCCTACAATAGGTGAGTGTATGTTGAAGACGGGTCCCTAAGTCCCCGAAAACACTCTGTTTAGGATAGGACattttaaatggatttaatattattaatattagtTTAAAATAGAAAAGAATCAATATTTTAGCCCTAAGAAaagctaattttaaaaataattacaaaCAATCCaactataaatatatttgtttgGATAATAtactaataaatatttatctttgCAATGATATCATTGTTTTTGTAGAATTTTGAGATATATTTATTCAGACTTAGCTTTTATCTTACTTCAAATGCTTTATCAAGgaaatacaataaataaaaacaatttatttgttGTAATCTTTTAATCgtagtaaaaactatatatCAGTTTTATTTCCAATGAAtataaatgtaatattttCCACCTTGCAGTTTTATCATTGCGGCGGATTACTGGCAGGCTCGTTTTCCTGGTCGTCCGGTGGCCCTGGACATGTCGATGACGTACATCTTCGTGGCTTTCGCCACCGTGCTGATGAACAACATAGTGCTGTCGGTGGCCCCTTTCCAGTCGCGAGTGCTCTTCGGCTACATGATATCCTTCACCACGCTGATCTTCGTGGCCGTCTGCGAGGTGGCCTGGCACATGTTCGCCTCCAACACCGCCTACCTGGTGAACATGTCCGCCGTGGCCCTGACCGCCATCGGGTGCACCGTGCAGCAGTCGAGCTTCTACGGATTCGCCTCCATGCTGCCCAAACAGTACACCCAGGCGGTGATGGCCGGCGAGAGTATCGCCGGATTCCTGGTGTCTTCCAACCGAGTCGTTACCAAACTGCTGATCAACAACGATCGCGTGTCCACGGTCATCTTCTTTCTGACCTCCACGCTCTACATACTCTTCAGCTACCTGTTGCACGTGGCCACCATCAACTCGCCGTTTGTGCGGTTCCATGTGGAGGCCTGCTCAAAGATAGTCCTCCGGCCGGATGAGGTGAGCCAGAAACTCCTAATTTAAGAGATTacgaaaactttttttattttcaatcgATTTTCGTTGGCTTTAATGGAATATAATTTTGAAGCTTGAAACTATTATTAAAACGTTTTATGGAAGCCATACACTTTTCCATTTGTTTCCatttaattatataacttaactaagaaactaaaatatttatttcatcCATAATTTTGACAAACGTATATCCATATCATGTAGTTCCAAATCAGTACCTCTACCTCTTTATTGAGAGAGCTTTTTAACATcagatatatgtatgtatataaacTATACGAGTATCACGGACAGCAAGTATCTTCGTATgtcaaaataaatgaattttttATCTTATAAGACATATCTTAACTCCAAAGAGTTTTGTTTATTAGAATTAAGTTCTCTGTcctaattattttattaatttaaataaaaacttaatacctataatatttttatttttctttttcaaatACAGCAGGAGGTAGATGGAGTTCCAAGTAGTACTCGATACGGGGTGCTCTCAATGGACGGCACGCACACCACGACCACAGCGGTGGGTCCACCAGGCACCGGAAATACCCTGAGTTTTAGCAACCCCGTCTACGAACTGTCCAATCCGACTGCCGGCGAGAGCAGCATCGAAGCCTTGGGACAACTTCCCGAGCTTCCGGCCACACCCCCCGCACAGGAGCCCACAACGCCCACGACTGTGGCCTTTAAGGTAATATTTATCTACCATCACTTATGCTTATTAATATTAagttaataatttttattaataattctTTACGGTACCGTaattttacttatttttacCCTTGTCTAAGAAAGTGTTAGATAACACTAACTATCTCAGATCTTTAAAATATGAGCTACTTAGATCTCAAAacataacaaggaagaacgctatagtcgagtacctcgactatcagatacccgttactcaaagggaaatggagatatgcaagcagcaaagcgagattaaaatgcgccacctaccggcggtagacagatttaagcgttatgggcgttagagtgggcgtggcaaatttatttttggatcaatcgataggtattgacgacaccaatacatttcagttaaaattttttatctagcatgcaaattgtgggcgtcacaggttttctcggtttgtgggcgtttaagtgggcgtggcaaactttttttttggtcaatcgataggtattgatgagaataatacatttcagttaaaattttctatctagcatcaaatctgtaggagttacagttttgggcggtttgtgggcgttagagtgggcgtggcagtctactgaaacaaacttgcgctgcgtaagaagctcaggaatctgtacgccaaatctcaatagcctagctctcatagtttccgagatctcagcattcatccggacagacagacggacagacggacatgatcgactcggctagtgatcctggtcaagaatatatatactttatggggtcggaaacgcttccttctgcctgttacatacattccgacgaatctagtatacccttttactctacgagtaacgggtataaaaacatatataatattttttaaattattaaataaaattacttCTATAAAAATTTTCAAGGTGGAGCACGTGATCACCCCACGCCGTTGCCGACCGAGTAAGCTGGGGGACATCCGCGAGGGGTTCGTGACCCGGTGGCGGGTGGCCCAGGTGATCTACCCGCACATGGTGTGCATCGCCCTCGCCTACTGCGTGACCCTCTCCCTGTATCCGGGCATCGAGGTGGAAGTGCAGTCCTGCGCCCTCCGCTCCTGGATGCCGGTGCTGCTGATGTTCTGCTTCAACACGTCGGATGTGGTGGGAAAGATCCTGGCCGCCAGTCCGTATCCGTGGTCGCGTCGCCAGCTGATCCTGCTGTCGGGGCTGAGGATCGTCCTGGTGCCGCTGCTCCTCCTCTGCTGTGCTCCTCGCCAGCGGCCAGTGATCTCCGGCGAAACAGCGCCCTTTGTCTTCACCATCGCTCTGGGTATCACCAACGGATTAGCCGGCAGCTTGCCCATGATGTTGGCCCCGGCAAAGGTGCCGGGAACTCTGAAGGAGGTCACTGGCAACATAATGACCTTGTCGTATAACGTGGGCCTGACGGTGGGCTCCCTGATTGGATACGTCTTCGAGAGCATGCTGGGGCCGCAGCTGGTGAATCCCTGTCCCTCGTATCCCTACGTGCCCGCCTCGATGCTGGAGCAGTTCCATGGTCACGGGCATGGACATGGCCACCTGCCGCATCCGCTGCCGCTGACGAGCACCAGCACGATGAGTCCACCAACCACGGGGGCCACCACGCTGGCGCCACTCCTGCTCAACACCACGATGCTCACCCTCGGCAGCTCCAGCTCCACCACCAGCACCGCCAGTCCGGCACTGGCCACCGTGATCACCACCACGGCCCTGGCGCTCTACAGCACGGTGGCCACCGGGAGTGCCGAGGTGATCAACGCCACCATATCCTCGATCCTGTCCACGGTGACCAGTTCGGTGGGCGATATCAGCGACGAGATGACCACGGATCCCCAAACGCAAGATGCGTTGCTGGATAGCATCTAAGGGGGGATTCTTCTTTGAGATTCGGAAAAAGTCAACATTCTACACAGCCATATCTACGTTAGAATGATAATTTATACTTTTATTGCAAAACTTGGTACTTAAAGATTGTATAGATTGCTCGTAGAGTTCTAGGTGTAATGGGGAAATTGTAAATCAATATCACAGACGGAGAAAAAACCTCACTAATGTTTTATGTAATAATAACAGGTAATTGTAAAATACCTCAATTTTTCACATTCTAAACCAGCGTTACAATGGCAGTAACCAGagttttaaaggtttttgaTTCTTTACTTAAAGAGTTCTTTAAGTATTTCAATTAGTTGAAATTGTTCCCATACTGACGGTTGCCTGTTAGTAGAACACCATTATAGTGAAATTTGGAATTGCTGGGCTGGTCGATGAATTGCTTAATTCAACGAGAAAATATTCTTCAATATATCCAAAAAGTAAGACAATGTTTATTAATGATTAACGCAAATGAAGAGCAAACCAATTTGGTCGTCTGAATActttttaaatccattttttTAGAGCTTTCATATGGCTAAGAAACTAGataaaatttcaaatttttcaaatacatttatattaaaaGCTCAACATATAACAAATGTGAACAAAGATTCCAGTTAAAAGCAAGCGCAAACTTCTAATGATAGGCAATACTACTCCTGTATGTACTAAATACTATATATCTATAACTATAGAGTGTCTAGGGTATTCTCGCTTTTGGTTTGATTTCAGCGTCTAGCGTCTAAAGTCTAGGACCCAAATATTTATCTCCGAATATACTCCAAGTGCTATGGATTTCAAATTGCAAACCTGTTGACTTAGAATATATGAGTGTGAATGGGTGTCTGTTTATTTTTGTAAGAGTGAGAAATGGGCTAATGCAACTGATAAATATGATATGCCGACAAAAAGAAAGTCCATCAGTGAAAAAAGGAATGAAAATCCTTTGGTTTGAGTTAACAGGCAAACAAGAAGATTGTAAGATATCTGAGTGTCGGGTACCATAAGTGTTGTAAGCATTGTATGCCACCAAGTGCAAAAGCTGGTCTTAAATTAATTTGTTGcttttatatttattgatttGGCTAAATTTGTAAGCAAGAGGGCAATGGAAACATCCGTGTATCGATAGATAAAAATTAAGACAACAGAACCtgcaaaaacataaataaatgttaatatagaaatatttaaataccaGTGGCTTTTGGATTTACTCGTATATCTCAGTTACATATTTTAGCAAAAGAGTTGGCCTGGGCAGagttttttagtttttcaaaTATTGCTGAATGGAAAACTTGTTTGAAAACTAGAAAAACATTGCATCCATGGCTTCCGCTGTGAATTTTGTTTGCCCTTGTTTTTCAGACTTTTGTGTCCTTCCTTTTATAatcgttactcgtagagtactagattcgtcgaaagtatgtaacaggtaaaaTGAAGCATTttcgaccctataaagtatatatatccTTGACCAGGATCACAACCCGAGTCGATCTGttcatgtccgtctgtccgtccgtccgtccgtatgaacgctgacaTCTTTTAATCTATAAAGGCTAGAAAGTTGTGCTCAAGTTTGCTTTAGCAGGGTGCCActcccactttaacgcccataacgctaaaactTATTTAGCAcccacattttttttatatttttgaaatatttaaatgggATTTTGCTTTGATTCAGCAAAAAAAAGTGCAATCTTGTGAACAGACGCTTTGCTTCTTGTATATCTCTATATGTCTCGCTCTCCCTGAGTACTCCCAGTACACTTAgcttagtaacgggtatctgtcGATGTCTTATCAGTCGATGGCAtagactatagcgttctctcttgttGAACTCGAATAGATTTGATCACATATAGTCAAACTAATTGATAAAGTTGTTTTTTACGATTGAACTTAAAAGTTAAGGTGAATTATGTCAATCTCGTAGCTCCTCTTTGCCGGTTACCATGGTCTTTTCAATTTATATTCTTGGAATTTCTTAATAAAAAGTTTTATCTCGAGCAATTTCGAAATGGATTTAAAACAATGGGCATAGGAAATTGCTCGGCTCGATCTCTGCCGCCACACAAATAGTGTAGAATACGGGCGGCACACACACAGGATTAAGCTGCCCCGTGCGAATTGTTTTGGATGACCGCTATAACTTGTTAAGCCAAATTTAACAATTCTTATTTGGGAAAAACTCTCGTTGATCCTTTTAGGTCATAAAAATTGGCTTTGTTCTTTTGTATTTGCACGTTTCTTATAGAGAGGCTTAGTAAGTTGTCAATTTTCCAAAAAGCGGATTACCTGCAAGTAAGTTATCTACCTGTCTGAGTTTCAGATCAAGAGCACCTGGTTCATCTTCTTGCCTTCAAATTCGACCAATAAAGTACTATTTTATCTTCTACCTAAGCCTCTTTTGGAATCTTAACTTCTTATAAAACCCACTGTATTGAAACACCCAGCATCAGTAATTTTCTAGTCATGGCCCGTCGAACACAATCGCGCTTTATCTTCGAGATCGTGGAAAACTCGCGAGTTTTTCGCCACCAGTTTTTCGCCAACGGTTCAAGGAGAGCGGATTGTGCCACCTGTGAAAGTCGAGTTCCAGCCAGCGAACCCTACAATCATCACTGGCGAAATGATATCAAGAACAACAGAAGCTATTGCATTCAGCTGGGTTCCGAGGAAAAGCAGATCCTGAAAACGATCGAGGATCAGGCTATCGAAGAATTTATCCTATGCGATGGAAGCATCACAGCCAGAACAAACGACTTTCTCTTGGATTCTGGGATCGATGCGGTTCCCCAATTGCTCAGATTCTTAAGTTTTGCTACTGATAAATTAGAGGCCTCTGTTGGGTTCTATGTGGACGTGAAAAAAGAGCGTATGTACTACGAAAGCAGCCcattaaatattgaaaaccACTTTGATATTGGCGAGGCGGTCGACATGATATTCTCCATGCTTTTGGAGAAGATAAGTAACTATGTCCTGCTTCATCATAAAGATCCATTGGAGGCGTGTGTTATCAGAAGGATGAAGGTGACTGTAAAGAGATTTTGCCACTCCCCCAAGAGCAAGTCCATACCTGTTTCCAAACTTCCTCTACAATATCAAGTGAAAAATGCAGCTGAATGCCTTGAAAGAGGAAGTAATAAATTGTCCTCCGATTTAATAAAGCTTGTGGAAACGTATATTAATCAGGAAGAACCTGGACGACCTATTCCTTCAACTCTGAAGGTAAACCTCTACAGCTTTCGGGTTTGTAGCACCTCCAAAGAATTATATGTTGTGCCCCATTTACTTAGTGGAGACGACGTGGACAACACGCCCACCTTTATTATTCAAACGGACGTGGTTGGTGGATTTCAGGGTCTGCTGGAAGTCAGGAATATAAGGAAGTTTCTGAAAGTGGACAGCCAGGATAGGGTATTCGAATGCCGCCAATGCCAGTCCCACTTCGTCGACCGCGTCCATTTCGCTCTCCATAAACAGATCGCCTGTGGGCGAAACTTTATGGTGTGGAGCATGGATAAGGACGCCATCGAGTTGCACGAGAACTGTTTGCCCTTGCCAAAGGAATACTTCAAGTACGAGTGGGTTGGATTGGCTAGCAAGcgaaattaattttagttttaaaaacaaaattcataGTGtactaaaataaatgtttgAATGTGTGAATCTTTTTTGTTGTGGGACTTTTGTTCACTGGGTTAaataagtttatttttaaatttttttgaatattAAATCGAAAGTATCAACTTGATACACACAGAGTATTTGTAATGCTATATTTTTCGTAATTTTTTACATGAGAGTGTACGTCCAACAGCTGTAGCCCTGACGAAAATCTTTGAGAAACTACAACTTTTGAGCGggactatttatttatttatgtatcgCCAATGGATAAATCCTTCTCTGGCTAAAATGATTtaacttaaaactttttttttaaaatcattttaaaaatattcccaAAGGGTTTGCTGAGCATAAATTTTTTGGACCCCaagtgtttttaaaatttttaaaactattcaAATGCAAgtttaaaaacaattattacTTTCTTTGCTTTATCTCGTCATCGTAGAGTTTTTTGTCAGAGCTTAAGGTTCTGTTTCGAAAAATCAACTGGTTTAGATAGTAAATAAAATTCTTTATTAACTTATGGTTAATGATTTgacagtaaatatttattatacaaaatgctggttaaaattaaaaatatcaaaattggCTGCCTAAAGTCATCTTTCTTTCTTAGTAAACTCATCCCTCggagagtaaaagggtatgtTGTTTTTTATTGTGGTTTCTCTAATAATTGCAAACCAATTACAGCGCTACAGATTAAGCCTATACCTTTTCGATGTCCGTATCGGTGGATTCCTGGAATTCAAGATAGTAAATTgtaagtatttaaaaaaaataagagaaatGATTGGATGAAAAGATGTTGGGGCTACCTTC is from Drosophila suzukii chromosome 3, CBGP_Dsuzu_IsoJpt1.0, whole genome shotgun sequence and encodes:
- the Ent3 gene encoding equilibrative nucleoside transporter 4 yields the protein MDVGGQETTYEPLDGRGSGRSRSTHSATGPGLRHPGSMDSPEFDTRAPKDQRHSVYLALLAAGIGFVLPYNSFIIAADYWQARFPGRPVALDMSMTYIFVAFATVLMNNIVLSVAPFQSRVLFGYMISFTTLIFVAVCEVAWHMFASNTAYLVNMSAVALTAIGCTVQQSSFYGFASMLPKQYTQAVMAGESIAGFLVSSNRVVTKLLINNDRVSTVIFFLTSTLYILFSYLLHVATINSPFVRFHVEACSKIVLRPDEQEVDGVPSSTRYGVLSMDGTHTTTTAVGPPGTGNTLSFSNPVYELSNPTAGESSIEALGQLPELPATPPAQEPTTPTTVAFKVEHVITPRRCRPSKLGDIREGFVTRWRVAQVIYPHMVCIALAYCVTLSLYPGIEVEVQSCALRSWMPVLLMFCFNTSDVVGKILAASPYPWSRRQLILLSGLRIVLVPLLLLCCAPRQRPVISGETAPFVFTIALGITNGLAGSLPMMLAPAKVPGTLKEVTGNIMTLSYNVGLTVGSLIGYVFESMLGPQLVNPCPSYPYVPASMLEQFHGHGHGHGHLPHPLPLTSTSTMSPPTTGATTLAPLLLNTTMLTLGSSSSTTSTASPALATVITTTALALYSTVATGSAEVINATISSILSTVTSSVGDISDEMTTDPQTQDALLDSI
- the LOC108020268 gene encoding protein terminus, coding for MARRTQSRFIFEIVENSRVFRHQFFANGSRRADCATCESRVPASEPYNHHWRNDIKNNRSYCIQLGSEEKQILKTIEDQAIEEFILCDGSITARTNDFLLDSGIDAVPQLLRFLSFATDKLEASVGFYVDVKKERMYYESSPLNIENHFDIGEAVDMIFSMLLEKISNYVLLHHKDPLEACVIRRMKVTVKRFCHSPKSKSIPVSKLPLQYQVKNAAECLERGSNKLSSDLIKLVETYINQEEPGRPIPSTLKVNLYSFRVCSTSKELYVVPHLLSGDDVDNTPTFIIQTDVVGGFQGLLEVRNIRKFLKVDSQDRVFECRQCQSHFVDRVHFALHKQIACGRNFMVWSMDKDAIELHENCLPLPKEYFKYEWVGLASKRN